Proteins found in one Nostoc sp. NIES-3756 genomic segment:
- a CDS encoding Calvin cycle protein CP12: MTDTQAKGLEDQIQEEVEQARAVCDVSGSNSAECAAAWDAVEELQAEASHQRQEKKKNSLEQYCDDNPEAAECRVYDE, from the coding sequence ATGACTGATACTCAAGCAAAAGGTCTTGAAGACCAAATCCAGGAAGAAGTAGAACAAGCTCGTGCTGTCTGTGATGTTTCAGGTAGCAACTCAGCCGAATGTGCTGCGGCTTGGGATGCAGTTGAAGAACTGCAAGCTGAAGCTTCTCACCAACGCCAAGAAAAGAAGAAAAATTCTCTAGAACAGTACTGCGATGACAATCCAGAAGCTGCTGAATGTCGCGTTTATGATGAATAA
- a CDS encoding DUF3177 family protein, which translates to MNDVWFRQLVWIDYRLAVLFLMLIPLILLVWAYVQQAQGIQKLLTIYWRVSSLLAITVYLMIAQYPVSFISGLIGQILIPISLWFWVDLNDEIEYQPSGALKLTFTSWRWAVSVYSILGTIALIPFVGCAFSGNVGQNPACSVWFEAPLVFKDYFHHNSKPAFLGFLGIVGLIIYVLYLSYFVLVKLGKQGRSATPQ; encoded by the coding sequence ATGAATGACGTTTGGTTCCGTCAGTTAGTTTGGATTGATTACCGCCTCGCAGTATTATTTTTGATGTTGATTCCCTTAATTCTGCTAGTTTGGGCTTATGTTCAACAAGCACAGGGAATACAAAAGTTATTAACTATTTACTGGCGAGTCTCTAGCCTATTGGCAATTACTGTCTACTTAATGATTGCTCAGTACCCAGTTAGTTTTATCTCTGGCTTAATTGGACAAATCCTGATTCCCATCTCCCTGTGGTTTTGGGTGGATCTCAATGATGAAATTGAGTATCAACCAAGTGGAGCGTTGAAACTCACTTTCACTTCTTGGCGTTGGGCTGTTAGTGTCTATTCTATCTTAGGAACTATAGCCTTAATTCCTTTTGTTGGTTGTGCTTTTTCTGGTAATGTAGGGCAAAATCCAGCTTGTAGCGTTTGGTTTGAAGCACCCTTAGTGTTTAAAGATTACTTCCACCACAATAGTAAACCTGCCTTTCTTGGCTTTTTGGGTATAGTTGGTTTAATTATATATGTACTGTACTTAAGCTACTTTGTCTTAGTTAAGCTCGGCAAGCAGGGACGCTCCGCTACACCACAGTAA
- a CDS encoding FIST signal transduction protein, whose protein sequence is MADRMQWANALSTRPSLEAAITDVVQRATSSLTAPADLGIVFISSAFASEYSRVLPLLAEKLSVPVLIGCSGGGVIGTVASGQTQELEAQAAISLTLAHLPGVNLQVFHVTGEELPDLDSPPDTWINLIGVPPSPKPQFILLSSAFSSGINDLIQGLDFAYPGSVILGGQASAGGMGSRLALFCNGSLYREGTVGLALSGNIVVETIVAQGCRPIGEPMQVTKSERNIILELGEKVPLMVLRDLIASLSEQERALAQHSLFVGVAMDEFKLSLHQGDFLIRSILGVDPAGGAIAIGDIVRPGQRLQFHLRDAQASAEELQFLLERYQTQPQFDNSAVGALMFSCVGRGEGLYGKPNFDSELFKHYIQDIPVGGFFCGGEIGPVGGRTFLHGYTSVFGICRELSEE, encoded by the coding sequence ATGGCAGATCGAATGCAGTGGGCAAATGCCCTATCAACCCGCCCTTCTCTAGAAGCGGCTATTACAGATGTAGTACAACGGGCTACCTCATCGTTAACAGCGCCTGCGGATTTGGGGATAGTGTTCATTTCGTCTGCTTTTGCTAGTGAGTATTCGCGGGTTTTACCTCTATTAGCTGAAAAACTTTCTGTACCCGTGTTGATTGGCTGTAGTGGTGGTGGTGTAATTGGGACGGTGGCTAGTGGGCAAACTCAAGAATTAGAAGCCCAAGCGGCTATTAGTTTGACTTTGGCACACTTACCTGGGGTGAATTTACAGGTATTTCATGTTACGGGTGAGGAATTACCCGATTTAGACAGCCCCCCAGATACGTGGATTAATTTGATTGGTGTACCACCATCTCCAAAACCTCAGTTTATCTTGCTGTCAAGTGCTTTCTCGTCAGGAATTAATGATTTAATACAAGGGCTAGATTTTGCTTATCCCGGTTCAGTAATTTTAGGTGGACAAGCTAGCGCTGGGGGTATGGGTAGTCGTCTAGCTTTGTTTTGTAATGGTAGCCTGTACCGTGAGGGTACGGTGGGTTTGGCTTTGAGTGGCAACATTGTTGTAGAAACTATCGTGGCGCAGGGATGTAGGCCAATTGGTGAACCAATGCAAGTCACGAAATCTGAACGCAATATTATTTTGGAATTGGGTGAAAAAGTACCGTTAATGGTATTGCGAGATTTAATTGCTAGCTTGAGTGAACAAGAACGCGCTTTAGCACAGCATTCTTTATTTGTTGGTGTGGCGATGGATGAATTTAAGCTATCTTTACACCAAGGAGATTTCCTCATTCGTAGTATTTTAGGCGTAGATCCAGCCGGTGGTGCGATCGCCATCGGTGATATCGTGCGTCCTGGACAACGCCTACAATTCCACCTGCGGGATGCCCAAGCCTCGGCAGAAGAACTACAATTCCTCCTAGAAAGGTATCAAACACAGCCTCAATTCGATAACTCTGCTGTTGGTGCTTTGATGTTTTCCTGTGTAGGACGCGGAGAAGGACTCTACGGCAAACCTAACTTTGATTCTGAGCTATTTAAACACTACATCCAAGATATTCCAGTCGGTGGCTTTTTCTGTGGTGGCGAAATTGGCCCAGTCGGCGGTAGAACTTTTCTACATGGTTATACCTCTGTCTTTGGAATTTGCCGAGAGTTATCTGAGGAATGA
- the cbiD gene encoding cobalt-precorrin-5B (C(1))-methyltransferase CbiD — translation MTNSGYTLPVFACAAAIAALHWLRQRQPLKVVSVDLIEPAQIAEIPVEQVAGLSENMALAITRSDPGDNLDLTRDTPIWALVEWGGVESERVTIKGGEGIGKQTNADNQAAIYSYAQKLLQENLTRLLAADERIIVTIILPEGRSLAVRTSNSAFGVVEGLSLLGTTGISQPLSSPAQLDAFRSELQQKASLFTSLVFCIGENGLDLARKIGINPEKLVKTANWLGPMLVEADTLGVQEILLFGYHGKLMKLAAGIFHTHHHLADGRREVLAAQCALAGLSQQDIEVVFHSPTAEAALKHLKSLDDSTGSDWVNRVYRAIAETIDVRCQEYIQSHSSRGQDTTICGSILFDRDRKIIVKSKTACNLMGNLC, via the coding sequence ATGACTAATTCCGGTTACACTTTACCTGTTTTTGCTTGTGCGGCTGCAATAGCAGCTTTACATTGGTTACGTCAGCGTCAACCACTAAAAGTTGTGTCTGTTGATTTAATTGAACCTGCACAAATCGCAGAAATACCTGTAGAACAGGTGGCAGGTTTATCAGAAAATATGGCTTTGGCTATTACTCGCTCTGATCCGGGTGATAATCTTGATTTGACTAGGGATACACCGATTTGGGCTTTAGTGGAATGGGGCGGTGTTGAGAGTGAGCGGGTAACTATTAAAGGTGGCGAAGGTATTGGGAAGCAAACCAACGCTGATAACCAAGCCGCTATTTATAGTTATGCTCAAAAATTATTGCAAGAGAATTTAACTAGATTACTAGCCGCAGACGAAAGAATTATTGTTACCATTATCTTACCGGAAGGGCGATCGCTCGCGGTACGTACTTCTAATTCTGCTTTTGGGGTTGTAGAAGGATTATCTTTACTAGGAACCACAGGTATTTCTCAACCTTTGAGTTCCCCAGCCCAACTTGATGCTTTTCGCAGCGAATTGCAACAAAAAGCTAGTTTATTTACAAGTTTGGTATTTTGCATTGGCGAGAATGGTTTAGATTTGGCAAGGAAAATTGGGATTAATCCTGAGAAATTGGTGAAAACTGCAAATTGGCTAGGGCCAATGTTAGTGGAAGCTGATACTTTGGGTGTCCAGGAAATTTTGTTATTTGGCTATCATGGGAAGTTAATGAAACTAGCCGCAGGGATTTTTCACACCCACCATCACCTAGCTGATGGACGGCGAGAAGTTTTAGCAGCACAATGTGCTTTAGCTGGTTTGAGTCAACAAGATATAGAAGTTGTGTTTCATAGTCCGACGGCTGAAGCGGCACTCAAACACTTAAAATCCTTAGATGATTCTACAGGTAGTGATTGGGTAAATCGAGTTTATAGGGCGATCGCCGAAACTATCGATGTGCGTTGTCAAGAATATATTCAAAGTCACTCTAGCAGAGGTCAAGATACCACAATCTGCGGCTCGATTTTATTTGATCGCGATCGCAAAATTATTGTGAAGAGCAAAACTGCTTGTAACTTAATGGGAAATTTATGTTAA
- a CDS encoding DUF7734 family protein, with the protein MNPIGKRLEQYTTKRPQEVLLVTVEIADEQDKVAIFKGFSSSLMRSTAFDPDVPVIPDEAKVVSIDRIASPYNPESPRYIQREISWEAMEGILAEVGV; encoded by the coding sequence ATGAATCCTATTGGCAAGCGGTTAGAACAATACACCACCAAACGTCCACAAGAAGTTTTATTAGTAACTGTGGAAATCGCCGATGAACAAGACAAAGTAGCCATATTCAAAGGTTTTTCTAGTTCATTGATGCGCTCAACTGCATTTGATCCTGATGTCCCAGTAATTCCTGACGAGGCAAAGGTCGTTAGTATAGATCGCATCGCCAGCCCTTATAATCCTGAATCACCCCGTTACATTCAACGCGAAATTTCCTGGGAAGCTATGGAAGGTATTTTGGCGGAAGTGGGAGTTTAA
- a CDS encoding metallophosphoesterase family protein, whose translation MVLNFRFAVVSDLHIALSHTIWDHPSRFHLVEVGIPAFESAIEHLTQLDLDFLLLPGDLTQHGEPENHIWLQQRLSKLPFPTYVVPGNHDVPVVTANQQSIAFADFPQYYRKFGYQDTNELYYTQQLLPGVRLIGLNSNFFNEEGQQVGRLDAKQLQWLEEVLIAASDELVLVMVHHNVVEHLPHQSRHPMASRYMLENAPELVQLLQRYGVKLVFTGHLHVQDVACADGVYDITTGSLVSYPHPYRVLEFHHDRQGKEWLQILSHRVQSVPDFPNLQQLSREWMGDRSFPFLVKLLTLSPLNLPLTQAQELAPTLRDFWATIADGDAVFDYPQFPQKIRHYIQTYSAATLIDNNSTLLLEKMERGQLGVGSGETALREGFPPQATANPKGGR comes from the coding sequence ATGGTGCTAAATTTTCGCTTTGCTGTAGTCAGCGACTTACACATCGCGCTTTCTCACACAATCTGGGATCATCCTAGCCGATTTCATTTGGTAGAAGTGGGTATCCCAGCTTTTGAAAGCGCCATAGAACATTTAACACAACTTGATTTAGATTTTCTTTTACTCCCAGGAGATTTAACCCAACACGGCGAACCAGAAAACCATATTTGGTTGCAACAACGTTTATCTAAATTACCGTTTCCAACTTACGTCGTACCGGGTAATCATGATGTTCCTGTAGTAACGGCGAATCAACAATCAATTGCTTTTGCTGATTTTCCGCAGTACTACCGCAAGTTTGGTTATCAAGATACTAATGAACTTTACTATACCCAGCAATTATTACCTGGAGTAAGGTTAATTGGATTAAATTCTAACTTTTTTAACGAAGAAGGCCAGCAAGTGGGGCGTTTAGATGCCAAACAACTGCAATGGTTAGAAGAAGTACTAATAGCAGCATCTGATGAGTTGGTGTTAGTGATGGTGCATCATAACGTAGTAGAACATTTGCCCCATCAATCTCGCCACCCGATGGCATCCCGCTATATGTTGGAAAATGCACCAGAACTAGTGCAACTATTACAGCGTTACGGGGTCAAACTAGTCTTTACTGGTCACTTACATGTCCAAGATGTGGCTTGTGCTGATGGCGTGTATGATATTACGACAGGTTCTTTAGTCAGCTATCCTCACCCTTATCGAGTTTTAGAGTTTCATCACGATCGCCAAGGTAAAGAATGGTTGCAAATCCTGTCCCATCGAGTCCAATCAGTTCCAGATTTTCCTAACTTACAACAATTATCACGGGAGTGGATGGGCGATCGCTCCTTTCCCTTTTTAGTCAAACTACTCACCCTCTCTCCCCTCAACTTACCATTAACCCAAGCCCAAGAACTAGCACCAACTTTGCGTGACTTTTGGGCAACCATAGCCGATGGTGATGCCGTATTTGACTACCCCCAGTTTCCCCAAAAAATACGCCACTACATCCAAACCTACAGCGCCGCTACTTTGATTGATAACAATAGCACGCTGTTGTTGGAAAAGATGGAGCGTGGGCAGTTGGGAGTGGGGAGTGGTGAGACAGCGCTGCGGGAGGGTTTCCCTCCGCAGGCGACTGCGAACCCGAAGGGGGGGAGATGA
- a CDS encoding MHYT domain-containing protein, whose amino-acid sequence MLHGNYDIRLSLFSIAIAILTAYTTLDLAGRVAQAKSQERSRWVAGGAITMGTGIWAMHFIAMLAFSLPVPIYYDWLMVVASVLPAILASGLALCLISLPEINLLLLLSGSILMGVGISAMHYIGMAAVRLSATVSYDLNIVVLSIAIAILISLVALWVGFKLRADTTFKGRLLRLGSAIILGAAIPSMHYTGMMATHFSNPQIVNTNTVDTTRPLWMAVIVGLVTVFLLGWTLLTSFFNKRLSVQIVKTAVLKENQALLQQALQKQADLATLAQTRSEELEAAMLALQTTQLQFIQAEKMSSLGQMVAGVAHEINNPVNFIYGNLFHIEAYVQNLLELINAYKQNYPDPAPEIQLLTKSIDLQFLQEDLPKTLESMQAGATRIKYIVESLRNFSRLDEAELKTVDIHEGLDSTLLILKNRLMNLEGNRPEVTVIKEYDKLPLVNCYPRQLNQAFFNILTNAIDALDEKYNKNIKTNLSFKPIIRIATNINQHKWVNIQIFDNGFGINEEVQRKIYDPFFSTKPVGKGVGLGLSISYQIIIEKHQGKLSCLSAYGQGTTFKIEIPVDIAIASIQ is encoded by the coding sequence ATGCTTCACGGTAATTACGATATTCGCCTTAGCTTATTTTCTATAGCTATTGCTATACTCACCGCATACACTACGCTTGATTTAGCCGGACGAGTAGCACAAGCTAAATCACAAGAACGTTCTCGGTGGGTTGCTGGTGGAGCAATTACGATGGGAACAGGCATCTGGGCTATGCACTTTATTGCCATGCTGGCGTTTAGTCTACCAGTTCCTATTTATTATGATTGGCTAATGGTTGTCGCATCAGTACTACCAGCAATTCTTGCTTCTGGGTTAGCCCTTTGTTTGATTAGCTTACCAGAGATAAATCTTCTTCTACTGTTAAGCGGTAGTATACTCATGGGTGTAGGCATTAGTGCCATGCACTATATAGGTATGGCGGCTGTTCGCTTATCAGCAACGGTATCCTATGATTTGAATATAGTTGTATTATCAATTGCGATCGCTATTCTTATCTCCCTAGTTGCACTTTGGGTTGGGTTTAAACTTCGAGCTGATACAACTTTCAAAGGCAGATTACTTAGACTGGGAAGTGCAATTATATTAGGTGCTGCCATACCTTCAATGCACTACACAGGTATGATGGCTACCCATTTCTCCAATCCTCAAATCGTCAACACTAACACAGTTGATACTACCAGACCTCTTTGGATGGCTGTAATTGTCGGTTTAGTTACTGTATTTTTATTAGGGTGGACATTACTCACCTCATTTTTTAATAAAAGATTGAGTGTTCAAATTGTTAAAACAGCAGTCCTTAAAGAAAATCAAGCACTTTTACAGCAAGCATTACAAAAACAAGCAGACTTGGCAACGTTAGCACAAACCCGCTCTGAAGAATTAGAAGCGGCTATGTTAGCACTTCAAACAACTCAACTACAATTTATTCAAGCTGAAAAAATGTCCTCATTAGGGCAAATGGTTGCTGGAGTAGCCCACGAAATTAATAATCCTGTCAACTTTATTTACGGTAACTTATTTCATATAGAAGCTTATGTGCAGAATCTTTTAGAGTTAATTAATGCTTATAAACAAAACTATCCCGATCCTGCACCAGAAATTCAATTACTCACAAAATCTATTGATTTGCAATTTTTGCAAGAAGATTTACCGAAAACTCTAGAATCAATGCAAGCAGGAGCTACAAGAATTAAATATATTGTTGAATCTTTACGGAATTTTTCTCGTCTAGACGAAGCAGAATTAAAAACTGTAGATATCCATGAAGGGCTAGATTCTACACTATTAATACTCAAAAATCGCCTGATGAATCTGGAGGGTAATAGACCAGAAGTTACAGTAATTAAAGAATATGACAAATTACCCCTAGTAAATTGTTATCCTAGACAATTAAATCAAGCATTCTTTAATATCCTAACAAATGCTATTGATGCTTTAGATGAAAAGTATAACAAGAATATAAAGACAAATTTATCTTTTAAACCAATCATTAGAATTGCAACCAATATTAATCAACACAAATGGGTAAATATTCAAATTTTTGATAATGGTTTTGGGATTAATGAAGAAGTTCAGCGTAAAATTTATGACCCTTTTTTTTCAACTAAGCCTGTAGGCAAAGGTGTAGGATTAGGTTTATCAATTAGTTACCAGATTATTATAGAAAAACATCAAGGTAAGCTTAGTTGTCTATCTGCTTATGGTCAAGGAACTACTTTTAAAATTGAAATACCAGTAGATATTGCAATTGCTTCTATTCAATAG